Genomic window (Allostreptomyces psammosilenae):
CTGGCGCTGGCCGGCACCGAGGCGCTGGCCGTGCTGGGAGAGGAGTGGACCGCGTGAGCGAGGCACCCGAGTCGCCGTCCGCCGCCGCCACGGCCGCCGGCGCCCCCTCCGCGCTGCCGGCCGGGCCGGACTTCCCCGGCGCCACGGCCGTCTCCCACCTGCGCGTCTACGACTGGGAGGCCGCCGACGGGCGCCGCGGCGGCAGCCCGCACCTGCACACCGCCTCGGCCGAGGGGTACGTGGTCCTCGGCGGCGAGGGCGAGCTGGAGACCCTGGGCTCGCACGGCTACGCCGTCACGCCGCTGCGGCGCGGGACGGTGCTGTGGTTCACCCCCGGCACGGTGCACCGGCTGATCAACACCAGCGGGGACCTGGAGATCCTGGTGGTGATGCAGAACGCCGGCCTGCCGGAGGCGGGTGACGCCGTGCTGACCTTCCCGGCCGAGGTGCTGGCCGACCCGGAGCGCTACGCGCGCGCCGTCGCCGTGCCGCAGCCCGGACCGCAGGAGGGGCCGGACGACGTCGACAGCCCCTCGGCGCAGGCCGCCCGGCGGCGCCGGGACCTCGCGGTGGAGGGCTACCTGACCCTGCGTGAGCAGGTGCGGGAGCTCGGGCCCTCGGCGCTGGCGCCGCTGCACGAGGCCGCCGCCCGCCTGGTCGCCCCGCGCGCCGCGCACTGGCGGACGCTGTGGCGGGCCGGCGCCGACGCCCAGGCGCGCCGCACCGCCGCCCAGCTCGACGAGCTGGCGGCCGGGCGCGCGCCGCACCTGGCCGAGGCGGCCGTGCACGTGACGGAACCGCTGGGCGGCGCCCGGAGGTTCGGCATGTGCGGCCGGCTGCGCGTGTGGGACCTGGACGGCGCGCACCTGGTGAAGAGCGCCTGAGCCGCCGCACACCGGCGCGGGCCGCGTGGACGCCGCCGCACGGTGGGGTCCACGCGGCCGCTGGGGCCTGCCGCCGTGCTCGGCCACTGTTCTTGCCGCCGGCTCCGGCACTGTGCTCGCCGCCGGCTCCGGCACGCTCGTGCCGGAGCCGTGGTCCACGGGCCAGAAAGTTTCGGTAGCCTGTCGGGCAGTATCGGGGTTCCGGTGCTCCGCGGTTCACCCCGGGCGGCAGCGTCGCCGTCCGTGCGATGATCGCGGGCGCGGACGAGGAAGGGAGGTCGAGCGACATGGCAGCGCGCAACAAGCCGCGGGTGACGATCGCGGACATCGCGCGGGAGGCCGGGGTCTCGGTTCCCACCGTGTCCAAGGTGCTCAACGGCCGCGCCGAGGTCGCCGCCGACACCCGCCAGCGGGTGGAGCAGCTCATCGCCAAGCACCGCTACGCCCGCCGCCCCACCCGCCAGACGGACCGGGTCGGCCTGGTCGACCTGGTCTTCAGCGAACTGGACAGCGCCTGGGCGATCGAGATCATCCGCAGCGTGGAGGAGATCGCCCAGGAGAACCGGATCGGCACCGTCGTCACGGCGATCCACAACCGGGGCGCGAACACTCGCCAGTGGCTGGACAACCTGGCCGCGCGCCGCTCCGACGGCGTCATCATGGCCGTGCTGGAGCTGGAGCCGCAGTACACCGAGCGGGTGCGCTCGGTCGGCGCGCCGCTGATCCTGGTGGACCCGGTCGGCCAGCCGGACGCCACCGTGCCGTCCGTCGGCGCGGCCAACTGGAGCGGCGGCCTTCAGGCCACCGAGCACCTGATCTCCCTCGGCCACCGCCGCATCGCGTTCATCGGCGGCCCGCCCGACGTCCAGTGCACCCGGGCGCGGCACGACGCCTACCGCTCCGCGCTGACCGCCGCCGGCATCCCAGTCGACCCGGCGCTGGCCACCAACGGCGACTTCTCCTTCGACAGCGGCGAGGCCGCCGGCAACCGGCTGCTCGACCTGGCCGAGCCGCCCACCGCGGTGTTCGCCGGCAACGACCAGCAGGCCCTCGGCTTCTACCGGGCGGCGCGGGCGCGTGGCCTGCGCATCCCCGAGGACATCAGCGTGGTGGGCTTCGACGACCTGCCCGTCGCGCAGTGGGCCGAGCCCGCGCTCACCACCGTCCGGCAGCCGGTGGCCGAGATGGCGGCGATGGCCACCCGGATGCTGCTGCGCTACATCGAGACCGGCTCCTTCGACACCCTCCGTGTCGAGCTGGCCACGGAGCTGCTGGTGCGGGGCAGCACCGCCCCGCCCCGCGAGGCGACTCGTCCGGAGAACTGACGAGAACCGGCGAGAGCTGACGTTTGCTCAGTTTGGCCGAAAGGTGACCGTTTCTTCATGTCATCTTTGCGGAAAGGGACTTGCGGCCACCATGAGGCGGGGGCGTGCACCGGCGCGCGCCCTGACGCACCATGAGGTCGAGAGAGGTTCCCCCGAGCAGCCCCCAGGAGCACACGCCATGGCTCTGTCCGTCTCCGCCGTCCTCGTCTTCGGCATCCTGCTGTTCCTCCTGATCCGCCGCTCGGGCCTGAACGTGTGGCACGCCCTGGTCGGCGTGCTCTTCGGCTTCTTCCTCGCCGGCAGCAGCCTCGGCCCCGGCATCCAGGACGGGGCCAACGGCCTCGCCGGCTTCCTGGCGAGCATCAGCCTGTGACCCCGCCCGGGGCGCTCCGCCGGGTCCCGGGGCGCCCCGGGGTGGCCGGGTGCGGCCAAGGCGCGGCCGGATGGGGCCGGGCCCGGCCGCGCGGCCGGCTCCGGTCGGCCACCGCCCGCGACAATCGGATGATCCGCTGTGACGGCGCGGCGCCCTCGGCCCCGCGCCGTCACGCGTTTTCGGCCGTCCCGCCCCGGCGCCCGGCTTGGCCGGACTGCGCCTTGACACCCGGCGCGCGTCCGCGTGCGGGAACTACCGTGCGGCCATGACCACCACATTCGAAGGGCCCGGCGACGCCGGGCCGTTCACGCTCGCCCTCCGCCCGCCGCTGTCCGACGCGGAGCTGAACGACCTGTTCACCGCCTCCTGGCCGGGGCACCGGCCCGGCTCCTTCGCGCCCGTCCTGGAGCGCAGCCTGGCCTGGGTCGCCGCCCGGGGCGGCGACGGCCGGCTGGTCGGCTACGTCAACGTGGCCTGGGACGGCGGCGCCCACGCCTTCGTCCTGGACACCACCGTCCACCCCGAGGCCCGGCGGAAGGGCCTCGGGGTGCGGCTGGTGCGCGCGGCCGCCGACGCGGCTCGGGCCGCCGGCGCCGACTGGCTGCACGTGGACCACGAGCCCCACCTGGAGTCGTTCTACGCCGCCTGCGGCTTCCGCCCGACCGCCGCCGGGGTGATGCGGCTCGGATGACATGGCGGCCCTCCCGCTCCCGGCCGCCCGGTTGTCTGGCCGCACGGCCACCTGGCTGGCTGACCGCACCGCCTGGAACGCCGGGCCGCCGCCAGCTCAGCCGAACAGCGCCGTGGACAGCCCGGCCCCGGCGAAGGCCGCCAGTATGCCGGCGGCCAGCGAGACCGCCACGTTGACCCCGGCGAGCAGGGCGTGGCCGCGTTCGGCCAGCCGCAGGGTCTCCCAGGAGAAGGTGGAGTAGGTGGTCAGCGCCCCGCACAGGCCGGTGCCGAGCAGCAGGTACCCCTCGTGCGAGGCGGCCCCGGCGGTGGCGGCGCCGGCGAGCAGGCCGAGCAGGGCGCTGCCGGCGACGTTGACCAGCAGGATGCCGTAGGGGAAGCCGTGCGCGGCCAGCGGGCCGCGCGCCATCCGGGTCTGCACCGCCCGGTCGGTGAGGTAGCGCAGCACGGCCCCGACCATGCCGCCGGCCACCACCAGCGCCCAGTCCAGCCAGGTGGTCACGGCCGGCCCCCTCGGCGGCGCCGTACCGCCACGGCACGCGCGGTCGCCGAGCCCGACCACACGCCGGCGAGGGCGGCGGCGACCGTCGCCGCCAGGTAGCCCAGCGCCGTGCCGGTGTGACCGCCGGCCAGGAGGTCGCGCACCTCCACGGTGTAGGTGGAGAAGGTGGTGAAGCCGCCCAGCAGGCCGGTGGAGACCAGCGGCCGCAGCAGCCGGTGCTCCCGGCGCGCGGTGGTGAGGCCGGTCAGGAACAGCCCGATGAGCAGGCAGCCGGAGGCGTTGACCGACAGGGTCGTCCAGGGGAAGGTCCCCTCGGGCGTCGGCCAGAGCAGCCCGGCGCCGTAGCGCGCGGCGGAGCCGATCCCGCCGCCCACCGCGACCGCCGCCAGGACGGTCCACGTGCCGTGGCGGTCGGCGGTGCGGTGGCCCGGTGGTGATGGTGTGGCCGTCGGCGGCATGCCTGTCCCTCCCCGCTCGGGCCGCCGGCGCGGCCGGCCGTGCGGCGCTGGGGCAGCAGTCTGCCAGCTCGGGCGCCCCACGGCGCCGTGGGGGAAGGGGTGGCCCCGGCCGGGCGGCCCGCCGCGACGGGACGGCGGGCCGCCCGACCGGGCGCGGACGGCCGGCGGGCCGCCGCGCCGGACGCCGGCACGGACGCCGGTACGGGCGCCGGTCAGGGGATGGCCACGTAGAACCCGCTGTCCCGGGGGGTGCCGTCCGGCTCGGTGATGGTCACCGCGATGGAGTGCTCCGGGGTCGGGCACGGGTTGTCCGCCAGCACGGTGGCCGGCGCGGCGACGCGGGCGATCACCGGCACCCCGGAGCCGTCGTCGGTCGGCGTGACGGCGATCGCGGCGCGCTCCAGCAGGATGTCGGGGTGCACCTCGACGCAGTAGGTGCCGGGGGCCACCCGGTGGGCGAGCTCGACCTGCTTGTACAGCTGGACGTCGGCGCCCGGCCCGATCAGCGCGGCGGCCCGGGCGTAGGGGCCCTGGATGGTCAGCGCCTGGACCTGTGCCGAGTCGTCGGCGCCGTCGGCGGCCATGACGGCGCCGCCGGACAGGGTGGTGGCGGCGAGCAGGGCGGCGCCGCCGGCGAGGAGTGTGCGGACGTGCATGGGAGACGTACTCCTGTGTAGAGGCTGTGCGGGGTGGCGGGAGCCGACGCGCGGTCGCCCCGCTGCCCAGAGGATGGCGAAGTCCGCCCGCCCGGAAACTGCCACGATCGGGTGAGGCGGGCGTCCGCACGCCCCTTCGCCCTCGCCCCGGCCCCGCCCGGCCCTGGCCCGCCGCGCTCGGCCCGGCCGTGCGCCCCGTGCTCCCCCGCGCCCCGGGTTCCCCTGCACGAGTGGCCCGCCACGGGGCGCGGAACTGACGCCGGCCGCCGCTCCGGGCCGGCCGTCACACCGTGCCAGCCGTCACACCGTGCCAGCCGGCAGACTTCGGCGGCCGTCACCTCCTGGTGGCGCTCACCTCCCGGCGGCCGTCACGCCGGGGTGGCCAGCGACAGCCCGAAGCGTCCCGCCGCGTCCGTCCACCACCGGCCCAGCCGCAGCCCGGCCGCCCGCAGCTCCGCCTCCACCCCCTCCCGGCGGAACTTGGCCGACACCTCGGTGCGCAGCTCCTCCCCGTCGGCGAAGCCCAGCTCCAGGTCCACCTGCCGCAGCTTCGCCGTCACCACCCGGCGGGCGCGCAGCCGCATCTCGATCCACTCCCGCTCGGCGTCCCAGACCGCGACGTGCGCGAAGTCCGCCGGATCGAAGTCGCCGCCCAGCTCCCGGTTCAGCACCGCCAGCACGTTCCGGTTGAACTCCGCGGTCACCCCGGCCGCGTCGTCGTAGGCGGCCACCAGCACCGCCGGATCCTTGACCAGGTCCGTCCCGAGCAGCAGGGCGTCGCCGGGCCGCAGCAGCGACCGCACCTCGCGCAGGAAGACGGCGCGTTCGGCCGGCAGCAGGTTCCCGATCGTGCCGCCGAGCAGCGCCACCAGCGCCGGGCCGGCGACCGCCCCGGGCAGCCGCAGCCGCCGGGTGAAGTCCGACACCACCGCGTCCACGGCCAGACCCGGGTACTCCCGCAGCAGCGCCTCGCCCGCGCCGCGCAGCGCGCTCTCGCTCACGTCCACCGCCACGTACCGCTCCAGGGTGCCGAGCCGGCGCAGCGCGTCCAGCAGCAGCCGGGTCTTCTCCGAGGAGCCCGAGCCGAGCTCGACGAGCGTCCGGGCCCGGGTCAGCTCGGCGATCCCGCCCGCCCGCTCGCGCAGGATCGAGCGCTCCGCCCGGGTCGGGTAGTACTCCGGCAGCCGGGTGATCTCCTCGAACAGCTCGCTCCCGCGCGCGTCGTAGAACCACTTCGGCGGCAGCCAGCGCCTCCCCGGCGGCGCGCCGAGGCCGCGGCGGACGTCCTCGCGGAGCGCGTCGGCGAAGAAGCCCTCCGGCAGCAGCCGGGTGATCCGCAGGCCGGTCACCGGTCCGATCGACTGACCGTTCACGCAGACACGTCCTCTCCGTCTCGACGTCCGCTCCGACCGGCGCCGCCTCCGCCGCCTCCGTCACGTCCGGCGCCCGCGGTGCCGCCGCCGCTCCCGGCGGGCCGGGCGTTCCGGACGGGCACGGTGGTCGCGGTGATCGGGCGGACGCGCGGGGCGTCGCCGGCCGCCGCCGTCACCACCGAACCGTCCGGCACCTCCTCCCACCCCGGAGCGTCGTCAAACGGCTCCGAAGCGATCACCGTCCCGACGGGCCCCGGACCGGCGGGCGGCGGCCAGCCGCGCCGGACGAACAGCGTGTCGCCCCAGGCCGTGGCCGCCACCGTCCGGCCGTCGGTGAGCAGCAGGTTCATCCGCCCGGGCACCCGCTCGGCCACCTCCCGCACCACCTCGGTCAGCGCCTCGCCCGGCTCCGCCCCGCCCCGCAGCCGGTGCAGCACCAACCCCCACAGCAGCGCCGAGTCGCACCGGGCCTCCAGCGCCAGCAGCGCCGCCACCGGCAGGGCCCCGGCCGGCCCGTCCAGCGACCGGCCCCAGTCGGTCAGCGCGCCGTTGTGGCTGAACAGCCAGGGCTCGTCCGGGCCGCCGGCGAACGGCGCCGCCGCGCCGGGCCCGCCGGCGTTCCCCGCCGTGGCCGAGCGCACGGCGGCCAGCACCGCGCCCGACCTGGTCACCCGGGCGACGTCGGCGAACGACGGATCCCCCCAGATCGGCCCGCCGCCGCGCAGCCGGGCCGGGACCGGATCGCCGGGGGCGTACCAGCCGACCCCGAAGCCGTCCGCGTTCACCGTGCCGTGCCGCTGCATCCGCGGCGCCCACGCCTGCCGGTACAGCCCCCACGGGGGTTCCACCAGCAGGGCGCGCAGCGTGACCGGTGGGCCGAGGAACGCCAGGTGGCGGCACATCAGCGGCCACCGCGGCGCACGCCGGGCCGGCCGTGGGGCGGACCGTCCCACAGTCCGTCCCGCGGTTCGTCCCGAGGTCCGTCCTGCGGCAGGTCCCGGCGGCCGTCCGGCAGGGCGGGTTCGGCGTCCCGCGCGGTGCGGAAGCCGGCGAAGATCTGCCGCCGGACGGGGTAGTCCCAGTTGCGGAACGTCCCACGGCACGCCACCGGCGAGACCGCGAACGAGCCGCCGCGCAGCACCCGGTGCTCCGGGCCGAAGAACACCTCCGAGTACTCCCGGTACGGCCAGGCCCGGAACCCGGGGTAGGGCAGGAAGTGGCTGGCCGTCCACTCCCACACGTCGCCGATCAGCTGCCGCACGCCCAGCGGCGAGGCGCCCTCCGGGTAGCCGCCGGCCTCGGCCGGGGCGAGGTGGCGCTGCCCCAGGTTGGCGTGGCGCGGCTCCGGGTCGGCGTCGCCCCAGGGGTAGCGGCGCGAGCGGCCGGTGACCGGGTCGTGGCGGGCCGCCTTCTCCCACTCGGCCTCGGTCGGCAGCCGGCGTCCCGCCCACCGGGCGTACGCCTCCGCCTCGTACCAGCACACGTGCAGCACCGGCTGGGCGGGCGGCACCTCCTCCACCACGCCGAACCGCCGCCGCGTCCAGGTGGAGCCCTCCCGCCGCCAGAACAGCGGGGCCTCCAGGCCGGCCCGGCAGCGGTGCTCCCAGCCGGCCGGGGACCACCAGCGCGGCTCGTGGTAGCCGCCGTCGGCGATGAAGCGCTGGTAGGCGGCGTTGGTGACCGGGGTGGTGTCGATGGCGAACGCCGGCACGTGCACCCGGTGGGCCGGCCGCTCGTTGTCCAGCGCCCACGGCTCCGTGGAGGTGCCCATGGTGAACGGGCCGCCGGGCACCACCACCTCGGCCGGCAGGGTGGCGGCGTCGGCCGGGGCGCTCGGCGGCGCGGCGGCCCGGAGCACCGGGGCGCCCGCGCGGAGCTGGTGGGTGATCAGCATGGTCTCGTCGTGCTGCTGCTCGTGCTGGGCGATCATGCCGAAGACGAAGCCGTCGGCCAGCAGCCCGGTGCCGTCCAGGGGCGTGGCGTCGAGCAGGTCCAGCACCCGGCCGCGCACCCGGGCGGCGTAGGCCCGGGCCTCGGCCGGCGCGAGCAGGGGCAGCCGGGGGCGCTCGGCGCGTGGGTGCTCGAAGGCGTCGTAGAGGGTGTCGATGCCGGGCAGCAGCGGGTCGTGCCCGCCGACGGTGCGCAGCAGCCACAGCTCCTCCTGGTTGCCGATGTGGGCGAGGTCCCAGACCAGGGGGGACATCAGCGGGGAGTGCTGGGCGGTGAGGTCGGGGTCGTCCACGCAGTCGGTGAGCAGGGCGGTGCGGTCGCGGGCGGCGCCCAGGTCCGCGGCGACGCGTGCGCGCAGCCCTTCCGTGGTGAGCGCCGCGACCGAGGTGGGCGGAGGGCCGGCCGTGGTCGGCGTTTCTGGCGTGGTCGGGGTGGCCTTGGGCGGGGGCGGGGGAGTCACCATGGGTCCTCCGTGGGGTGGTCCAGGGGGTGGAGCCGGTCCAGGTGGTCGTCCGCGGGGCACCGTCCTGGTTCGACGTAGCGTTCGGCGAAGGCGTCCAGCGCCCGGCGCGCCGCGGCGGGCGCGCCGAGCCGGGGCAGGGCGTCGCGCGCGGCGGCGAAGCAGGCCAGGGCGGCGCGGTGGAGGGCGGGGTCGGCCAGGCCGTGGCGGGCGGCGGCCGTCCACAGCGGGTCGCGGGGCGGACGGGCCTCCGCGCCCGGACGGGCCTCCGTGCCCGCGCCGGCGCCCGCGCGGCCGGCCAGCTCCAGCAGCGCCTCGGCCGCGGCGCCGCCGGCGGCCGGGTCCGCCAGCAGGGCGTCGACCAGGGTGAGCGGCACGGTCCAGCCGTCGTCCGGCTGGGCGTCGATCATCCGCAGCTCCAGGTGGCCGTGCGGCCGGACCGGCGGGAACAGCGTGGTGAGGTGGTAATCCAGGTCGGCCAGGGTGGGTGGCCGGTCGCCGCCCCCGGTGATCCAGCGGCGGAAGGTGAGTCCGGGCGGCGCCGTCCAGGGCCGGCCCGGCGCCGAGCGGACGCAGAGCACCGGGGCGTTTAGCGCGTAGCGGGCCCACTGCTCACGCGGATCCCCGGCCCGGTCCGGATCGGCGGGCAGGGCCGGCAGGGCCGTCGGGCCGGCGGCGTCCACCACCGGCGGGCGACCGGCGGACCGCCGGGCCGCGTGGCCGGGCATCCGGCGGAACGTTCCGGCGTCGCCGGGCGGGCGCCACCCGTCCGCCGAGGCGGACCCCGGCAGGGGCGGGACGCGGCCGTGCGGGCTGCCGGGGGCGTACGGGCCCGGGGCGTACGGACCGGGGGCGGAGGTGCGGCCCGGGTCCAGCCGGCTCCAGACGAACTGGCGGGTGGAACGCAGCCCGGTGGGGCGCCCCAGGCGCAGCGGCGAGTTGGCGAAGGCGGCGACGAGCACCGGGCCGAGCGCGTGCGCCAGCCACCAGCGCCAGCGCAGGCCGCTCGGCCCGCGGCCCTCGTCGCCGGCGTCCACGCAGATCTGCACCGAGGCGGTGGAGCACATCATCGCCCGGCCCCAGGGGTTGGCCCGGTCGAAGTAGCCCTCCATCGCGACGTAGCGCGGGTGCTCCAGGAGCCGCCGGGGCGGGCGCCGGGGGTCGACGCCGAGCCCGGTGGCGGCCAGACCGTGGGCGCGCAGTGCCGTGCGCAGACGGTCGACGTCGTGACCGGTGGCCGTGAGGCAGGCGGCCAGTGTGGGCGCCGGCCGGGAGCTGATCTCCAGCTGCCCGCCGGGCTCCGTGGTGAGGCGTGAGCCGCCGGGCAGGGCGCCGACGGCGGCGGTGGCCGCGGCCAGCCGTTCGGGGGCGAGGGGGAGGGCGGGGTCGTGGAGGTCGTGGACCAGCCATTCGAGTTCGACACCGAGCAGGCGCGGAGGGCCGGCCGTGAGGCAGACGGCGGCCACGTGCCGCTCGGCCTCCGCCTCCGTCAGCACGGCCGCCCCCCGCTCGGCGTCGGCCTCGACGGCGGCGTCGGCGGCGTCGGCGGCACCCGCGCCGGCCCCGGCATCGGCGGACTCGGCGACGGCCTCGGCATCGGGGGACGTGGGCGCCGTGGATGACCCGAGGGCCTCGGGACGTCCGGCCCGCCCGGTCTCCTCGGCGGCGGCCCTGCGAACCATCACTGCCTCCTGCACGGTTCGGGGGTGGGTGCGCGGCAGGTACGCGGCCCCACACCGCTGCCCCGTGGGCGCCGAGCCATGCCCACGGCCTGCCCCCGTTGGTCCGTGCGGGGGTGGCGCTCCGGCGGCGGCGCCTTTCGTGCGCGCCGGCGGGCGACGCCGATCCCGCCCGTC
Coding sequences:
- a CDS encoding cupin domain-containing protein, whose amino-acid sequence is MPAGPDFPGATAVSHLRVYDWEAADGRRGGSPHLHTASAEGYVVLGGEGELETLGSHGYAVTPLRRGTVLWFTPGTVHRLINTSGDLEILVVMQNAGLPEAGDAVLTFPAEVLADPERYARAVAVPQPGPQEGPDDVDSPSAQAARRRRDLAVEGYLTLREQVRELGPSALAPLHEAAARLVAPRAAHWRTLWRAGADAQARRTAAQLDELAAGRAPHLAEAAVHVTEPLGGARRFGMCGRLRVWDLDGAHLVKSA
- a CDS encoding fluoride efflux transporter FluC, which translates into the protein MDWALVVAGGMVGAVLRYLTDRAVQTRMARGPLAAHGFPYGILLVNVAGSALLGLLAGAATAGAASHEGYLLLGTGLCGALTTYSTFSWETLRLAERGHALLAGVNVAVSLAAGILAAFAGAGLSTALFG
- the crcB gene encoding fluoride efflux transporter CrcB gives rise to the protein MPPTATPSPPGHRTADRHGTWTVLAAVAVGGGIGSAARYGAGLLWPTPEGTFPWTTLSVNASGCLLIGLFLTGLTTARREHRLLRPLVSTGLLGGFTTFSTYTVEVRDLLAGGHTGTALGYLAATVAAALAGVWSGSATARAVAVRRRRGGRP
- the egtB gene encoding ergothioneine biosynthesis protein EgtB — protein: MVTPPPPPKATPTTPETPTTAGPPPTSVAALTTEGLRARVAADLGAARDRTALLTDCVDDPDLTAQHSPLMSPLVWDLAHIGNQEELWLLRTVGGHDPLLPGIDTLYDAFEHPRAERPRLPLLAPAEARAYAARVRGRVLDLLDATPLDGTGLLADGFVFGMIAQHEQQHDETMLITHQLRAGAPVLRAAAPPSAPADAATLPAEVVVPGGPFTMGTSTEPWALDNERPAHRVHVPAFAIDTTPVTNAAYQRFIADGGYHEPRWWSPAGWEHRCRAGLEAPLFWRREGSTWTRRRFGVVEEVPPAQPVLHVCWYEAEAYARWAGRRLPTEAEWEKAARHDPVTGRSRRYPWGDADPEPRHANLGQRHLAPAEAGGYPEGASPLGVRQLIGDVWEWTASHFLPYPGFRAWPYREYSEVFFGPEHRVLRGGSFAVSPVACRGTFRNWDYPVRRQIFAGFRTARDAEPALPDGRRDLPQDGPRDEPRDGLWDGPPHGRPGVRRGGR
- a CDS encoding glutamate-cysteine ligase family protein — protein: MVRRAAAEETGRAGRPEALGSSTAPTSPDAEAVAESADAGAGAGAADAADAAVEADAERGAAVLTEAEAERHVAAVCLTAGPPRLLGVELEWLVHDLHDPALPLAPERLAAATAAVGALPGGSRLTTEPGGQLEISSRPAPTLAACLTATGHDVDRLRTALRAHGLAATGLGVDPRRPPRRLLEHPRYVAMEGYFDRANPWGRAMMCSTASVQICVDAGDEGRGPSGLRWRWWLAHALGPVLVAAFANSPLRLGRPTGLRSTRQFVWSRLDPGRTSAPGPYAPGPYAPGSPHGRVPPLPGSASADGWRPPGDAGTFRRMPGHAARRSAGRPPVVDAAGPTALPALPADPDRAGDPREQWARYALNAPVLCVRSAPGRPWTAPPGLTFRRWITGGGDRPPTLADLDYHLTTLFPPVRPHGHLELRMIDAQPDDGWTVPLTLVDALLADPAAGGAAAEALLELAGRAGAGAGTEARPGAEARPPRDPLWTAAARHGLADPALHRAALACFAAARDALPRLGAPAAARRALDAFAERYVEPGRCPADDHLDRLHPLDHPTEDPW
- a CDS encoding LacI family DNA-binding transcriptional regulator; translation: MAARNKPRVTIADIAREAGVSVPTVSKVLNGRAEVAADTRQRVEQLIAKHRYARRPTRQTDRVGLVDLVFSELDSAWAIEIIRSVEEIAQENRIGTVVTAIHNRGANTRQWLDNLAARRSDGVIMAVLELEPQYTERVRSVGAPLILVDPVGQPDATVPSVGAANWSGGLQATEHLISLGHRRIAFIGGPPDVQCTRARHDAYRSALTAAGIPVDPALATNGDFSFDSGEAAGNRLLDLAEPPTAVFAGNDQQALGFYRAARARGLRIPEDISVVGFDDLPVAQWAEPALTTVRQPVAEMAAMATRMLLRYIETGSFDTLRVELATELLVRGSTAPPREATRPEN
- the egtC gene encoding ergothioneine biosynthesis protein EgtC, producing MCRHLAFLGPPVTLRALLVEPPWGLYRQAWAPRMQRHGTVNADGFGVGWYAPGDPVPARLRGGGPIWGDPSFADVARVTRSGAVLAAVRSATAGNAGGPGAAAPFAGGPDEPWLFSHNGALTDWGRSLDGPAGALPVAALLALEARCDSALLWGLVLHRLRGGAEPGEALTEVVREVAERVPGRMNLLLTDGRTVAATAWGDTLFVRRGWPPPAGPGPVGTVIASEPFDDAPGWEEVPDGSVVTAAAGDAPRVRPITATTVPVRNARPAGSGGGTAGAGRDGGGGGGAGRSGRRDGEDVSA
- a CDS encoding GNAT family N-acetyltransferase, with product MTTTFEGPGDAGPFTLALRPPLSDAELNDLFTASWPGHRPGSFAPVLERSLAWVAARGGDGRLVGYVNVAWDGGAHAFVLDTTVHPEARRKGLGVRLVRAAADAARAAGADWLHVDHEPHLESFYAACGFRPTAAGVMRLG
- the egtD gene encoding L-histidine N(alpha)-methyltransferase, giving the protein MTGLRITRLLPEGFFADALREDVRRGLGAPPGRRWLPPKWFYDARGSELFEEITRLPEYYPTRAERSILRERAGGIAELTRARTLVELGSGSSEKTRLLLDALRRLGTLERYVAVDVSESALRGAGEALLREYPGLAVDAVVSDFTRRLRLPGAVAGPALVALLGGTIGNLLPAERAVFLREVRSLLRPGDALLLGTDLVKDPAVLVAAYDDAAGVTAEFNRNVLAVLNRELGGDFDPADFAHVAVWDAEREWIEMRLRARRVVTAKLRQVDLELGFADGEELRTEVSAKFRREGVEAELRAAGLRLGRWWTDAAGRFGLSLATPA